The sequence below is a genomic window from Thioclava nitratireducens.
CCGGTCGGTTCAGCCACGCTCTTCGACGATTTCGACGAGGTGCGGGATCTTCGCGACCATACCGCGCACGGCCGGGGTATCTTCCAGCTCACGGGTACGGTTCATCTTGTCCAGACCCAGGCCTTTCAGCGTGGCACGCTGGATGGCGGGGCGACGGATCGGCGAACCGATCTGCTTGACGACGATGGTAGCCATTGATCGCTCTCCTTACGCTTCCGTGGCTTCGGCAGGTGCCTCGGCCTCGGGCTTCTTGAGGATGTCGGCCACTTTCTTGCCGCGGCGCGCAGCCACCTGACGGGGGCTTGCTTCGCGGGTCAGACCGTTCAGCGTGGCACGGATCATGTTGTAGGGGTTCTGGGTGCCGGTCGATTTCGACACGACGTCCTTCACGCCCAGCATCTCGAACACGGCACGCATCGGACCACCGGCGATGATCCCGGTACCTTCCGGTGCGGTGCGCATCACGACCTTACCAGCGCCGTGACGGCCCTCGATGTCGTGGTGCAGCGTGCGGCCATCGCGCAGCGGGACGCGGATCAGGTTGCGCTTCGCTTGCTCGGTGGCTTTGCGGATCGCTTCCGGAACCTCTTTGGCCTTGCCTTTGCCGAAGCCGACACGGCCACGCTGGTCGCCGACGACCACGAGGGCTGCGAAGCCAAAGCGCTTACCACCCTTCACGGTTTTCGACACGCGGTTGATCGCGACGAGGCGATCGGCGAATTCCGGGTTTTCGTCGCGGTCGTCGCGGCGGCCCCGGCGGTTGTCACGTTCTGCCATGAGGCATTCCTTCTCGTGATGGCGTGGTCTCACGCCGTTTGTCTCAATCCAGGTGCCCCGCCCCGAAGGGCGCGGCCCGGATCATCGGGGGGACGCGAACGTCCCCCACCAGTCTTAGAACTTCAGACCGCCTTCGCGGGCTGCGTCGGCGAGCGCCTTGATCTTCCCGTGGAACAGGAAGCCACCGCGGTCGAAGTAGCAGGTTTCGACACCGGCCTTCTTCGCACGCTCGGCGATCGCGGCGCCAACCTTGGCAGCCGCTTCGACGTTGTTCTTGCCGACCACGCCGAGATCCTTCTCGAGCGTGGAAGCGGCTGCCAGAGTGCGACCGTTGACGTCGTCGATCAGCTGAACGCTGATGTTTTTCGACGAACGATGCACCGAAAGACGGGCGCGACCAGCGGCCATCTTGCGAAGCTTGTTCCGGACGCGCAGGCGGCGCTTGAGGAACAGATCCCGTTTGCTGTTTGCCATTTTCGCGTTCCTTACTTCTTCTTACCTTCTTTGCGGAAGATATACTCGCCCTTGTAGCGGATGCCCTTGCCCTTATAGGGCTCGGGAGCACGCCATTCGCGGATATTTGCCGCGACTTGGCCCACCTGCTGCTGGTCGGAACCTTCCACAACGATCTCGGTCTGCTTCGGAGCGGTGACAGTCACGCCCTCCGGAACCTCGAAGTTGACTTCGTGCGAATAACCGAGCGACAGCTTCAGGACGTTGCCCTGCATCTGCGCACGATAACCAACACCCTGGATCTCCAGCTCCTTCTTGAAGCCTTCGGTCACGCCCTGCACGAGGTTCGCGACCTGCGAGCGGGTCATGCCCCACTGCTGGCGCGCGCGCTTCGAGAGGCCACGCGGGGTGACGGTGACGAGGTTGTCCTCGACCTTGAGGGTCACATCGTCGGTCGCGGTGAAGGAACGGGTGCCTTTCGGCCCCTTCACTTCGATGGTCTGGCCCGACAGCTGCGCCGAAACGCCGCTGGGAAGCTCGACCGGTTTCTTACCAATACGAGACATTGAGCCCTCCTTAGAATACGGTGCAGAGCACTTCGCCGCCGACATTGGCGGAGCGTGCGTTTGCATCCGACATCACGCCCTTCGAGGTCGAGACGATCGAGACGCCGAGGCCCTGACGGACCGACGGGACGTCTTTCGCGGCCATGTACACGCGACGACCGGGGGTCGAGACGCGCTGCAGCTCGCGGATGACCGGGGTGCCCTCGTAGTACTTGAGGCTGATTTCCAGCTCCGGATGGCCGGCAGCAGACGTCGTCTGCTCGTAACCACGGATGTAGCCTTCGTCAGCCAGCACGTCGAGAACCCAAGCGCGGAGCTTGGAGGCCGGGGTGCGGACGGTGGATTTGCCACGCAGTTGTGCGTTGCGGATGCGGGTCAGCATATCGCCGAGAGGATCGTTCACAGACATGTCGCCCTCCTTACCAGCTCGACTTCACCATGCCGGGGATCTGACCGTAGGAGGCCAGGTCACGCAGCATGATCCGCGAGAGTTTGAGCTTACGGTAGTAAGCGTGGGGACGACCCGTGAGCTGGCAACGATTGTGCAGCCGGACCGCCGACGAGTTGCGCGGGAGTTCCGCGAGTTTCAGCGACGCCTTGAAGCGCTCTTCCATCGGGCGCTCCTGGTCGTTGATGATTTCCTTGAGCGCGGCCCGCTTGTCAGCGTACTTGTTCACAAGACGCTGGCGCTTCGCTTCGCGCGCAACCATGGATTTCTTAGCCATAAGTTTCGTTCCTCCGCGATCAGGCGTTGAAAGGCATGTTGAAATGCTTCAACAGCGCCTTCGCTTCGGCATCCACGTCAGACGTGGTCACCATGATGATGTCCATACCCAGAACCTCATCGACCTTATCGAAGTCGATTTCCGGGAACACGATGTGTTCCTTGAGGCCCATTGCGAAGTTGCCACGACCGTCGAAGGCCGGCTTCACGCCGCGGAAGTCGCGAACGCGCGGCAGGGCAACGTTGATCAGGCGATCGAGGAATTCGTACATCCGGTCACCGCGCAGGGTCACTTTCGCGCCCAGCGGCATTTCTTCACGGACGCGGAAGCCTGCGATCGACTTCTTCGCCTTGGTCATCACGGCCTTCTGACCAGCGATGAGCGAGAGCTCTTCGGCGGCCTGCTTGACCTTCTTGGTGTCTTTCACGGCTTCGCCGACGCCCATGTTCAGCACGATCTTGTCGAGCCGCGGGATCATCATGTCGTTCTTGTAGCCGAACTCTTCTTTCAGCGCGGCTTTGATCGAGTCGCGGTAAAGAGCGCGAAGACGCGGAGTGTAGGTAGCTTGATCGAGCATCAGATCGCATCCCCCGTGG
It includes:
- the rpmD gene encoding 50S ribosomal protein L30; the encoded protein is MATIVVKQIGSPIRRPAIQRATLKGLGLDKMNRTRELEDTPAVRGMVAKIPHLVEIVEERG
- the rpsH gene encoding 30S ribosomal protein S8; this encodes MSVNDPLGDMLTRIRNAQLRGKSTVRTPASKLRAWVLDVLADEGYIRGYEQTTSAAGHPELEISLKYYEGTPVIRELQRVSTPGRRVYMAAKDVPSVRQGLGVSIVSTSKGVMSDANARSANVGGEVLCTVF
- the rplE gene encoding 50S ribosomal protein L5; the encoded protein is MLDQATYTPRLRALYRDSIKAALKEEFGYKNDMMIPRLDKIVLNMGVGEAVKDTKKVKQAAEELSLIAGQKAVMTKAKKSIAGFRVREEMPLGAKVTLRGDRMYEFLDRLINVALPRVRDFRGVKPAFDGRGNFAMGLKEHIVFPEIDFDKVDEVLGMDIIMVTTSDVDAEAKALLKHFNMPFNA
- the rpsN gene encoding 30S ribosomal protein S14, which codes for MAKKSMVAREAKRQRLVNKYADKRAALKEIINDQERPMEERFKASLKLAELPRNSSAVRLHNRCQLTGRPHAYYRKLKLSRIMLRDLASYGQIPGMVKSSW
- the rplF gene encoding 50S ribosomal protein L6, with the translated sequence MSRIGKKPVELPSGVSAQLSGQTIEVKGPKGTRSFTATDDVTLKVEDNLVTVTPRGLSKRARQQWGMTRSQVANLVQGVTEGFKKELEIQGVGYRAQMQGNVLKLSLGYSHEVNFEVPEGVTVTAPKQTEIVVEGSDQQQVGQVAANIREWRAPEPYKGKGIRYKGEYIFRKEGKKK
- the rplR gene encoding 50S ribosomal protein L18 — protein: MANSKRDLFLKRRLRVRNKLRKMAAGRARLSVHRSSKNISVQLIDDVNGRTLAAASTLEKDLGVVGKNNVEAAAKVGAAIAERAKKAGVETCYFDRGGFLFHGKIKALADAAREGGLKF
- the rpsE gene encoding 30S ribosomal protein S5, coding for MAERDNRRGRRDDRDENPEFADRLVAINRVSKTVKGGKRFGFAALVVVGDQRGRVGFGKGKAKEVPEAIRKATEQAKRNLIRVPLRDGRTLHHDIEGRHGAGKVVMRTAPEGTGIIAGGPMRAVFEMLGVKDVVSKSTGTQNPYNMIRATLNGLTREASPRQVAARRGKKVADILKKPEAEAPAEATEA